The following nucleotide sequence is from Mytilus trossulus isolate FHL-02 chromosome 9, PNRI_Mtr1.1.1.hap1, whole genome shotgun sequence.
CCCATTGTTTCATAAATTGGAAGTCACAGCATTTAATCGTGTTTAATAAACTGTGTGTATACataatatctttattaaaaactgCTACATATGAAAATCCCCTTTGATTTAGTGGTCCTGATCTTACAGAACCTTTTGTTCCACCATTCAATAAATTGATCGTCTTCAACCCATTCTCACCTGCACAATATATTAATATTCCGTCGTGTGTGAGCACTGCGCCTTCAATGTATTCCACAAGATGAAGCTTTATAACAAGTTTTCTTTTCTCAATGTCGACAGGGCTGATATACTGAGCGACTATGTTTGTACCAGACGTGACAACAATTATATTGTTATCTACGTAATCGATATCAAACCAACTATCTAGTTTCATCTCAAAGTCCTTTGTACCATTGTTGTGAGTTACTATGACAATGTATGACTTTATCTTGAATGTTACAAGTAAACATCATCCTTCCATCAGGTAGTATGGTACATCCTCTGACGTCAGCTGCATCAATATCGATGGTCTGTAATAAGGCCATTGTCAGGTTGCCAATGGACTTTGGTGCTGATTCAGTGATCATCTGTTGAGCCTGTTGATCCTTCTGTCTACTTAAAATAAGTTTGTTCGGTTCATTATCAACGATTATTTCTCCAAAGGATTTAATGTCAAtggcaaaattttgaaaaatattttccattttccATGAAATTAGCGAATGATTTAATTCCCCGCCTTTAATTATTGACTGTACGAACTGTTCTTTCTTTCTTAAATCACGTTCCATTTCTTTTGCTGTAAGGAATGTTTGCAAATCGGAAGCATACTGTTTAATTTAGCTAAGGCAGCTTGAAATTATGTTAtcacctttttatttttctcaacttcGCTCAGTAGCTGACGAATCTTCTTACTCTCTGTCTCCTCTGATGCTTCCAGATCTCTCAGTAGTGTCTGATGAAGTTGGTCTAGGTGATTATTGATTGAGGTTTTAGCTTTATGAATCTCCATTCCCGTGCTCTTCTTTTGTTCTTTCAAAGACGCTTAATTGTCCTCTCGGCCTTTTCGAATTCTTTCCATATGCTCCTTTACCTCAATCAGACAGAGTCTTTTCGATATCTTGGAATGCATTTGACGATTTAAAACCGCCTATGACATCATCTATATCTTTTAAATCTTCACATTTGCTATAATCCTCGACAACACACTTTTTACAGCACCGACAATCATGCTTcttacaaaatatttgatacttttgGTAATGTTTTCTGCAGGTCTGTGCGATTTGAATAACATTGCTTGGTAATTTCTGGTACTCAGCTATTGCCACGGTATCATGATTACGTGAAGCTTTAGATTAACCATGGTGTTCCCTACAATCATCACAGAGACCTTCCTCACAATCCGAACACCAGATGACTGACTGTTTACTGATATTGCGTAGTTCACAAACTCCACAAACTTTCCAGTTACTTGCCATTActctgaaaaaaacattttttttagtttaattgaatttttaatattaaattgtatatgataaagtttcGCATTCATCCGCAGTGCTCAACAGTTTGATATCTGTGACCATTCGATAATGATTGGCCAATGAAAAGaagttataaaatatgaatCATGCGCAAATAGGTTTACATGCTAACATCTTTTCAATCTTTCTCATCCTTCATTTCGTGAGGTAGATCGAGTTcgtcatgaaaaaatatagagTAAAAACATATGACAAGACTTTTGTTTGATATAACCTAATTTACTACTGGGTGTTAGTgttatttatcttttcattcgttttaatttaaaaatttcatgcATTGACTTTTCTATTgaaatgtctttttgttatcATCATATCATTTACTTCTCTTTTggctaaaaaaacaacaaaaaaaagaacCAAGTAAATGCTATTATACAGTGAGTACACACCGTGTGTATGAAAGAAATGGTTTTGTACGGGTTCACACGTTCTAAAGTTTTTGGAAACATTAAAAAGCAAACAGGTCTAAATAAACCACCCAAAACCGACATgacaaaaaagatttaattaaATATGCCAGACGCAActaaaacatttgacaaaacaaataaagcataaagtttaagagcataaaaaccgaaatatttaaaaaaaaaaaaaaaaaaaaaaaaaaaaaaaaaatgtaccacAGGGGTAGtaaagtaaaatagaaaacaagGTTTGGTTgagtatggatagtaaaataaGGGCCTGAACCTTAAATGATAAATTCACCCAGAACAGGATAAAACAAGCATAGCAGTGTGAAGTATATATGGAACATTGAATATCTAATGCGaacattgaatataaaatatccAAACCCTATAACCAAGTGTCTGTGATAAATGTTAGTAAAACGACGGAAAGTcttaatactgtggattcatattttttttgtgttaataaTTTGCGGAGATTCCGGAAAACTTGCATGTcgttaatttttcatatcattatTTTGCCAAAATCATACAATTAGTTTTCAACTTATAATAAAGAATCCACAGTAAACCCGGTAGTAGAGAAAGGCGAATTTACTGACAAATTCAGTTTAATTGGCCCACCTCTGTGATCGTTTGTCATATTTGGAGTCTTTGTTAAACGATGCATTAGAAATATGTCAGACAGGTTCATGCTATTCATACTCGTAATTTAAAGTATCATTAGCTAGTATTAATACTAAAAGGTACACAACATTAACCTATTTGATTttctatcaaaataatatacaaccGGAGAACTTATATGGACATTTGTAATTTAACATAGAACGATCAACACTTCTAAACTATAGATtcttataaaaagtaaaaacacaaaaatactgaactccgaggaaaattcaaaaaggaaaatcaaaaatcaaaaggcaaaatcaaaagtccaaacacatcaaacgaatggataacaactgtcatattcctgacttggtacaggcattttctaatgtagaaaatggtggattatgAGATCCTAGTAAAATCCCAAAAAGATAGAACTataagattttaaatataactttctATAAGTCCCTCAGGCAAAGATGACCTCAGATAGATTTCACTATTATCTAAATATATAGCTCTTCAATTGTTTCAGTTCTTATACATCCATTAGTCATATATTttgctttgagcgttcctgttTGAGGAAAAGCACTTCAGAGGCACGTAATCTataaatgaaggcaacagtagtttaccgctgttcaataatcaaaaatcgaTTGAGCggaaacaaatccgggtcacaaactaaaaccgagggaaacgcatcaactttaagagaaaaacaacggaacaacagtaACACTGAACTGTTACAAAAACAACTgcaaacatacatagaaacggactatttggtaacaactgccatattcctggcTTCGTACAAGACATTGTAAGAAAAaattgtgggttgaacctggttttatggctagccaaacctcccgcttatatggcaatgttaaacataccgctaaaatgacaacattacgtaacaggaatacagtacaaataacgCAAAAAtattcaggacagagaaatatgtataaatagttgatttgttttcaattttttcaagtCAATAATTGTATACACGTCGTACATATAGAATATGGAATATGGCTATACtgtgctattgcgcaatactgtgcaattgaagatttcttgctactGAGCAATACAACGCTACTgcagatttcttgctattgcgcaatactgtgcaattgaagatttcttgctattgcgcaatactgtgcaattgaagatttcttgctattgcgcaatactgtgatATTGCGTTATTCTgagcaattgaagatttcttgttattgcgcaatactgttaatctgttatatacaataatttACACACCCTGTTTGGTGTGTATCTCCTCTCATATCATTATTGTTTGCTATTATATATAAATCCGAAATAATCAATGAATAAtggaaaattttgagaaaaaaaaaaatatgaaaaaaaaaatggtttacgGTCGTATACAAATGgcttaaaacaatacaaataagaagatattCTATCCACATCTTACATGAAATGTATGCGTGAAATCGCATtttcaatatatacatgtattcccAAAAGGGCATCAACCCTGTAAAAATGTTGATAAGCGCAGACTTTCCGAGAATTTGCTGATGTAACTTTTgctataaatttcaaaaaaatcctaCAAGAAATGTAAACAAGAGCGCTTACAATgcaattttctataaatatatttccaaGTGGCATTATTCCTTTAAAAATagttgaaatatgaaaaaaacttcATAGGTAAGATCAGAAGAATCAATCTTcgattatatattaaaatcatgGACTGTAAAACAAAGAATCAACAGCTCTCTGGGTCGAATACTTTTAACCATTTTGGCAccaattgtttaaatttttttagcCAAGTGAGTTGCCATTGATCTCAGTAGATGATTGGTTAAGTTGAAACATGTGAAAGGTCTTAACCTGTGTCATGTCTCAGGATGAATTAACAGGTTTATAGAGTAACTGGCATCCTTTGTTTTATGCTGATAGTGTACATACACACTTTATTCAAATCCGATTTACTTCTGTTACTACTTTACACTAAACAAAAAAGCGCGGTCCTGTTTGTTTGCCACCAGTAGTGAGTTTGTTGACTGGTCATAATGCAATGCCTGTGGACTAGTTAGACCTACAGTGGAAGATATAATTTGTCTGTAATGTTTTCCGTCATGAGAAATAACCACTACATTGTTTGAACTGGTCCCCACTACGTATACATTTCCATCGTTGTCTACGGAGATACCTTGTGGATATTTTAAAACGTTTTCCTCCTTGAATTCCCATTGTAACTGTCCTTCGAAATCACTGCATGTAACTGTGTTGCTGTCGGGGTTAGtataaaacaggtgtttatcAAACGTTGTTACACATGGATATCCCCAATTACAAAGTGGTCCGGATTTTATTGAACCTTGTGTATCGTCATTTAAATCAATCGTCCTAAACCCTTTATTCCCTGAACAATATATTAATGTTCCTTCGTTTGTTAGCACTACACCTGTATTTTCTGATCCAACATCAAACTTTGTCGTTACTTTTCTTTGATTTATGTCAATGCAGTTGATGATATACGGTCCAAAGTAACGACCAGCAGTAACAGCAATTTTATTGTTACCTATGTACaccatatcaaaacatttacctggttttatttcaaagtccTTTGTACCATCTTTGTTTATTCCTATAactttttgttgattgttacAAGTAAACATCATCCTTCCATCAGGTATAATGGTACATCCTCTGATCTTTCTTGCATCGACGTTGACTATCATTTCTAACATTAGTGTCAGGTTTTCAATGGACTTTGGTGACGGAACAAAACTCATCTGTTGAGCCTGTTGATCCTTCTGTCTACTTATCATAAGTTTGTTCGGGTCATTAACAACAGTTATTTCTCCAAAGGATTCTATATTAATTGGAATATTCTGTAAAATCGTTTCAATTTTCAAAGACATTTGTGGATGATTcaattttccgtttttaattatCGATTGAACGAAATGCTCTTGCTTTGCTAAATTGCGTTCCATTTCTTTTGCTGCAAGGAATGTTTGCATTTCGGAAGCATAATGCTTAATGTTCGGTAAACAAGCTTTGAATTCctcaatttctttttccttattctcCACTTCACTCAGTAGCTGACGAATTTTCTTATTCTCTGTCTCCTCTGTTGAATCAAGATCTCTCAGTACTGCCTGATGGAGTTTGTCTAGGTGATTATTAATTGATGTTTTAGCTTTTTGAATCTCAATTTTAATGTTCTTCTTTTGTTCTTTCAAAGACG
It contains:
- the LOC134684668 gene encoding uncharacterized protein LOC134684668, producing the protein MASNWNVCGVCELRNISKQSVIWCSDCEEGLCDNCKVHHTLSKGSRNHGTVTIAEYQKVPSNVIQIAQSCKKHDQKYQIICKTHDCPCCKRCVVEDHNKCEDFKDIDDVIKGIKSSNVFQDIEKTLNEVKTHIQRIRKDREENLASLKEQKKNIKIEIQKAKTSINNHLDKLHQAVLRDLDSTEETENKKIRQLLSEVENKEKEIEEFKACLPNIKHYASEMQTFLAAKEMERNLAKQEHFVQSIIKNGKLNHPQMSLKIETILQNIPINIESFGEITVVNDPNKLMISRQKDQQAQQMSFVPSPKSIENLTLMLEMIVNVDARKIRGCTIIPDGRMMFTCNNQQKVIGINKDGTKDFEIKPGKCFDMVYIGNNKIAVTAGRYFGPYIINCIDINQRKVTTKFDVGSENTGVVLTNEGTLIYCSGNKGFRTIDLNDDTQGSIKSGPLCNWGYPCVTTFDKHLFYTNPDSNTVTCSDFEGQLQWEFKEENVLKYPQGISVDNDGNVYVVGTSSNNVVVISHDGKHYRQIISSTVGLTSPQALHYDQSTNSLLVANKQDRAFLFSVK